GGGAACGGTCCTCCGCGTACTCGTACTTGAAGGTCGCCCGATTGAGCTCCCGGGTGGTCTGATAGACGAACGGCCGGACTAGCCTACCCTGTTCGTTAATGAGACGTATTGTCGTCGGGGGTGTGTCGTTGAAGTTTTTGAGCCGTTCCAGAGGGGCATACGGGACTACGAAGTCGGCGAAGATCGACAGTAGGTAGAGGGCGGCCAGCAGGAACACCGCGAGGAGTGCCAGCCGGTGTTTTTTGAAGGCGTGCCACACGAGCTGGCGTTGGGAGGCGAAGTAGAGTCTCTCCTGAACCTGTTGCGCTCGGGCCTGCCGGCGTTGCACATAGTTCCGAAACGTCCTCGAGAGGAACGACGCCGGCCTCGATTGGGTGTCCATGCGTTACCCCGTAGTCCGTTCGAAGCGGATTCGTGGGTCGACCCATGCCAGCAGGATGTCGGACAGCAGGGTGCCGATGACGGTGAGGGCACTGAGGATCATTACGATGCTGCCGACCAGGAACATGTCCTCGCCCAGCGCTGCGGCCAACAGTACCGGGCCGAGCGTCTCGAGCCCCAGCACTTGGGAAACGATGATTTCGCCGCTCACGATGAAGGGCAAGGTCCAGCCGATGGTGCTGACTAGGGGGTTTATGGCCATACGGACGGGGTACTTAAGGATCAACTGGTTCTCCCGCATGCCTTTGGCGCGGGCAGTTGTGACGTACTGCTTCTTGATCTCGTCAAGCAGCGTCGCCCGCAAGATCCTGATCAGTGCAGCGGTGCCGGCCACCGCGATGACCAGCACCGGTAGCCACACGTTCTTGAGCAGGTCGATCCACCTAGCTAGTGACCATGGCGCGTTCTTGAATTCGAACGAGAATAGGCCTGTGATTGCGTGCCCAGTGCCCACGAACACAAAGTAGGCGAGTCCCAGCGCAAGCAGGAAGTTGGGCAGCGCCAGCCCGATGAAGCCGAGGGTAGTGGCGAAGTAGTCCCCGATCGAGTACTGCCGCAAGGCAGAGAAGATGCCGATGGGAATAGCGATTATCCAGGTCACTAGCAGAGACACGAAGGTGATTGTGATTGACATCGGCAGGCGCTCGAGGATGATGTCGGTGACCGGGCGGTTGTAGATGAACGAGCGCCCCATTTCACCTTTCAAGAGAAAGTTCTTCATCCATACCAGGTACTGAGCTACGGGGTGTCGGTCTAGGCCGTACTGGCGATAGAGCGCCTCTATTTGTCCGTCATCCATGGCGAAACCACGCTCCTCGAGGTTCTGGACGTAGGTCTCGACGTAGCTTCCCGGTGGTAGCAGGATGATCACGAAGGAGATGACTGAGATCAAAAACAGCAGCGGAATGACAATGCCGATGCGGCGGAAGATAAACGCTTTCATGTCTTCGACCCTTGGCTCACACTAAGCTCTCCTGTCCTGAGCTCTCCTGTCCTGATGCGCGTCCTGAACATTATACAGGAGGCGCACTTCAGCCTTATGTGTTAGTCGATCCCAAATATTGAGGGCGGGGAACGTTCCCCGCCCTCAATACATGTCGTTTTGTTTCGCAGTGGACGCTCTTAAGAACGTCTACCGAACTTATTTAGAACCCTACTGGGGGGTCCGGAAGAAGAGCTGTTCCATCCCGTAGTCAAGCGCACGGTCGTAGGGGTAGCCCTCCTTGATAACGTTGCCAAGGTCGGCATTGTAGAGCGTCGGCACTGTCATCTTGCCTACTGGCCAGATGGTGGCGTAGTTATCGCCGAACCACTGCACCACGTTAGCCCACAGCGCTTCTCCTTCGGGAGTTTGTGGCGGGATTGTCTTGCGGGCCACATGGAGGTCGAAGAACTCCTGTAGGTAAGCGGGGGGTTGACGGCCGGAAGCACCCTGAGTGGCGATGTAGAGCGCCGACATCGGGGCCCAGTGGCCCTTGGCGCCCGGCAGGTAATCCTCGGAGATGCCGGGGGCCCAGATGGGTTCATC
The Trueperaceae bacterium DNA segment above includes these coding regions:
- a CDS encoding ABC transporter permease, producing MKAFIFRRIGIVIPLLFLISVISFVIILLPPGSYVETYVQNLEERGFAMDDGQIEALYRQYGLDRHPVAQYLVWMKNFLLKGEMGRSFIYNRPVTDIILERLPMSITITFVSLLVTWIIAIPIGIFSALRQYSIGDYFATTLGFIGLALPNFLLALGLAYFVFVGTGHAITGLFSFEFKNAPWSLARWIDLLKNVWLPVLVIAVAGTAALIRILRATLLDEIKKQYVTTARAKGMRENQLILKYPVRMAINPLVSTIGWTLPFIVSGEIIVSQVLGLETLGPVLLAAALGEDMFLVGSIVMILSALTVIGTLLSDILLAWVDPRIRFERTTG